The genomic stretch TCTATATTCTTGCTAGGACTTTTCTAATAGGCATACATTGTTAATTTACCATTTTATTTCAACTGTGAAACATTTCTTTTAATATCTTGACCATCCGTTGTTCGTATTATTTTGTTCGTATGTCTAATTGTTAAGAGCCTTGTTTTTGTAGTTATTCTGATCTGTCGTACTATGAGGTTTTTGGTaacttttatcttatttttatatttgtagacCATATATATAGCTTTACTATTTCCATTCTATTTTACActgtttttttctctattgttTCAATGTGAACATAAACCAATTTTAACTTTTTAGTCTAGAAATAATGCTTTAGCCAGTTTACTGAATTACAATTTATGCGAACAAAGACGAGTTTAGACCGTTTTTACTAGTTCTATTAGATTTGATATCCTAAAGCGATTAATGTATACAAATTAATACATCGAGAATACTcattacaaaaattacaaaaatagacACCTGTCAGCACACTGTTAATTGTAATATACGTTAATATTATAATCTGCAAAGCATTATCTCTATCAGAAAAAGTTACATATattaacattacaaaacaaagtctataaaattttaatatcGAAGTGAATGATTAGACGTTCTTATATTGGTAATAAATAAACCctataaaaagttatcaattgAACACTGAAGTACGATCTTTGAATGTTGTCTTTAACCGACATCGGTTATATCGAAGTGAATAATTTAACGTTCTACTATATGAAATATATAATCTTTATAAAAGATTATCAATTGAGCACTGAAGTAAGATCTTTAAATGTAGTCTTTGTCTATCATCGATTATATCCAAATCAtacgaataaaggcaacagaagtataccggtgtttaaaagtaaaaaaacaaaattgagagaaaactattccgggttacaaactaaaaccgatggaaaTACATtaactttaagaggaaaacaaaggaacaacaggaatacagaagtgcaacaaaaaacaaacgccgaaatacatagaaatgaactatttgataacaactgttatattccaaACTTGgaaattttaagaagaaaaaaatgggtTGAttctggtttaatagctagctttatgacaatgttaaataataTCGCGGAAATGGCAACACTACGTAACAGAAATACAGCTCAAACAAACGCAAGAACATTCATCCCAGAGAAATGcagaaacaaataattttatagtcGGCACAACATGCAAACtgcagaacaacaacgaacatattaAAATCAACGACAAATACCacaggatataaaaaaaaacagtcacgCGCTTATGTAACTAACATGTATTCTCGAACTTTATTTAATCATTTTCACAATACTCGTCTAAAGAATTTCAATATTATAATTATATGGACTAAAATCAATAAGACATAACAGATTATCCaaccgaaaccataacagaaaACATCAAAAATGAATACTAGTGAGTACTAGATTTGAtgagttaacatggttaagccCTTTAAACAttacagttgttttttttatttttgtgtttttactccAGTGTcccgttgtttttttttaaagtgttaaaCATGAGCATTTATCAAGTCAGAAACCTGAAATTTAGTTGTTGTTTTTGGTTGATGTCTGtaatattttctttcatttaattACTACAGCAGAATTCGGgcgttattttttctatattgaattgttttaaatcttGCCATACCCGGGCTTTTGTCCGCTTGCAATCTTGTATCTTCAAAAAGAAGTACAGTGGTTGCATATATATATCCATGTCGTTCGGTGTCGTATTAATAAATGTACCACCAGCAATCATGTCACATCAGCTAATATATATattcgaaatccggatctggtgtacaaaaaagatattgacaccttatgtttgtggcataacatcttggccacaagtttatatttttctgtttagtattaaattttaattaagatccattttgttacatcttgtgatcaattttatttggcaatcgccaatggcagtcagcagggttacaggacatcagttgttcgacctgttagtcaaatgcgttttgtttaaatatactttttcactttttttttggtcttttggaaaatgttgtttgtgctgtatttagacccttctacaacgaaatttgttttacataaatacgtataaaaattgcgtttttatccaacgcaatcatatgtttgaacgtagttttcaatttagaccattggctagaggtatagggggagggttgagatctcacaaacatgtttaaccccgccgcatttttgcgcctgtcccaagtctggagcctctggcctttgttagtcttgtttttttttaattttagtttcttgtgtacaatttggaaaagtatggcgtttattatcactgaactagtatatatttgtttaggggccagctgaaggacgcctccgggtgcgggaatttctcgctacattgaagactgttggtgaccttctgctgttgtgtttttttctatgttcgggttgttgtctctttggcacattccccatttccattctcaattttattgtatatatatatataaatccaaCAAACACTATTTTACAGGTGGATGTGCTAATTACCATCATTTAATATATCTATTTTACTCTTTATTCAGGCGTTGCTTTGATAAACCAAAAAGAACGACATCACGATCCTGCAATACCAATGACATAAAGGagatatgttttattgttaaaacttttgatttCTAAAAATACTCGCTTAGATCAACTGTTTGCTTTTATTCGCTTTCATAAATCAAATTGTAACTTAAATGATACATGCGATTTAGATGTTCTACGTCTGGGTTCGCCTAGCGATTGATAAATCAATTACAAGGGATTAATAGTGACTTGTATATGTTCATGCATCAAGAGCTTGACTGAATAGCTGCTTGTTACTGAAACTGTGTGATCAATGTTCCTGGGCATAGCATGTACGAATGCTTTAAATGACATTGACAGATTGGGTAACTTACTGCCCTGAACTCTGGATATGAAACTCTGGTGCAACAAACACTCAAGTATCGTTGttaattgtattatgaaaaaTGCTCgattggttttccagtttgaattgttttacactagtaattattGGGGCCCTTTTTTTAGCTTTTctgatcggtgtgagccaaggctccgtgttgaaggccgtacattgacctttaatggtttacttttaaaaattgttacttggattgagagttgtctcattggcactcataccacatcttcctctaTCTATTATTATGACTCGAAAGGATATTGTGATGggataaatatttattaaaatataaagtgATAATAACaagtgaacatttaaaaaaaaaattattcttcaTGAGCAAgccaaaaatagaaaatatatcatAGCAGATCCTTAAATTTGTCTATGGAATcataatatcaaaattaagatCTAAGTTCGAATTGAAAATATAACGAAATGGTGATATATATACTAAAAGTAAAGCATAGGATACCAAAGAAAGATTTTaaatcataagtcgaaaataaactgacattgtcatggctaaaaaagaaaaagataaacagacaaacaactgtaaacaaaacaacatataaaaccaaaaactaagcaacacgaacgcAATCAAAAGCTGAGTGTAATCTCGATAGTTTCTGAAATGTAATCAGATTCCTTTGTCGTCAATAATATGTGTTTCTTCTTTATAACAAATGTATTGATAGTCacgaaatgaaaatcgaaaataCTTCTCCATCTTTGTAACctgtgaaaaaaatacaattacaatTAATAAGAAATAGaagatataattttataaatgaaaGTGAATGTTGATGGCCGAGCATCAACTGCTAATACTTCCTAATCCCTTCAATCGTACTCTTGTTTCACAGTGGATGGAATGGCTTCAGTGTTGAATCGTGTACAATTTTACTTTATCTGCGTTGTTTTTGAAAGTAACAGTTTATGTATTAATTGTCTTCgctccatttatttttctttcaaatggaGAAggtatgacaaaatatatgaCTTTACCCCTGGAGTTGCAAAGTAACAAATATCTTCACACCTTTAAATTTCAGATTGGTTATTGtcataaatgaataataaatcgTTATCTGTACATTTTTGGACTAATTTCTTTGTGACGCTTAAACTTTGTCAAAAACATAGCTTTATGGagaaaaaaatagatatgaaCAAATGTCGTATACTTCAGCGGCATATTACTGTTTCCTTTATTGACTGAAGATATcttcttaaataaaggcaacagtattataccgctgttcaaaactcataaatccatggacaaaaaacaaaatcggggtaacaaactaaaaccgagggaaacgcattaaatataagaggagaacaacgacataacaccaaAATGTATATCTTTTTGGCTCATTTCTAAAACTAAAAGGTATGGTATACTCTAAAGGAACCCGTCCTACTGTCTTGTAAAGATAAGAAGTTGGTGGTATCACGACCACTGATGAAAAGGACATGATTCAAGCTACAATCAGTTAAAGATATATCTGTGGTCAActtaattggccgtttcagaatcttaaGAATCATGGATAATTTCATCGTTCGTACCTCAAAATTAAAATAACGTCACGTTAATTGTTGAATTGACATTGATTATGAAATtattaaccaatcacgacgttttggtgtacacttttgaaaatatttcccaGGGTGCATTAGAATTTGAAACGGCGAATTTGACATGTGTtaacttttgttttacttttggcCCTTGTCATTATAGTTTGCTTGTTATCAGATCATTTACACGGACTTTAAGAAATGATACATAGCATTGAGTTGTTGCGCtctattttagataaaaaaaatcctcatgCAGGTTCTGAATATTATTGATATCTTATCGATTTATTTGTTTCAATAGTGGCAAAAGTGTCCATCTTAatcgaaaaaatgttaaaaaaaaatgtagcttTTCTTTACAATTGCAGGTGATTTGTTTAAATATCATAGGTAACTAGAAAAGCGTACCGTGCAAGTATTAGTGTTAATGTACTCATGGATAAGttctggccttgaaggcataaaactttgctcagtgctcggagcacaaaaatcatgctcgaaacataaaatccagcaatttgattggttgattttcgagtctgagtacgaaaatcatgctcgaaagttttatgaccgtgaggcctggTCTCGTATTTGTATATCAAGACAGAAACATTTGCTATTAAAGATAGCACTTTAGTTTTGGGACGTCTGAGTTATAATCTTATCATCTTTAGCGACGTCATATCAAAACAATGATCTGACTACTCATAAAATAATAATGTGAAAATCATGTACATTTGTCTTTAATCGACAATTTTATAAGAAATCATTGAACTCGTGTTTCTcgataaatactttttttttaatattaacttAGGAACGTGGAGCTTTTGCATTTTAAATTACGTAACATACACCTCCATTCATTTAAACCATTTAAGAAACATATCGATGAAGAACATTATTTGAACAGACAAAAAGGCACCGGATATCCAATTGCttgttttacttaattgttaAATAAATGGTATATACTAGCTACTTATATAAATTACATCGTTAACACTCGTTACATAAGTATATATACCTACCATCATGGTCGAAACTACCGGCCGTGTTTTCTGTGTATCTAAACACTGGGTAATTATTTGTAGTGTCAAAATCGCAGGTGTAACCATAGAAGTCCACCACGACAAACCAACCTAATTCAGTTGCGTAACACAAATCGTAGTTCTTATATATGAAAAACCTCCTGGAGTAATCCCTGAAAAGGTGTTGAAATATTCTTTAAATATTGTGGAAGGTATTCAATTAGTTGCATCCTACCTATGCTTAAATCATATGACACCAGTTTCTTGTGATTAAAGTGTTAATGAAATATACTCAACTTAGACATCTGTGtacggttttttttaaatacgaatTCGTAACATGTAATCTACAGAAATACGTTATTCAATGAACATGAATCGAAACGTGTGcctgctatttattttttttctatttaatatgaaaaataaggagttgaggtatgattgccaatgagataactatccaccaaattacgaaagtggatgtaagcaattataggcaatcaTGCGGCCTTCATcgataagaaagaaaaaaatagcgTATAGTCAGCCAAAGCTCAAACATGAattaatatgaaacaattcaattgagaaaaacagcttaatttataacaaaaacaaaatacgaaCAATAAATATGACATTCATGAACCGACGGCAACGACTTAACTACAGGCTCCCGGCTAGGACCAGGCCGTTTATGGTTGTGACTTGCACAAGCAGTCTTCATAGAATCACAAAGATCGTGAAAAAACAATTGAGATGATAGAGCGATGTTTAATTTTTATGTATAGTGCTCATACGATCCAATTAGGtaatacaatagttatcaaaggtaccaggattataatttagtacgccagacgcgcgtttcgtctacataagactcatcagtgacgctcatatcaaaatatttataaagccaaagaataacaaagttgaagagcattgaggatccaaaattccaaaaagttgtgccaaatacggctaaggaaatctatgcctggaataagaaaatccttagtttttcgaaaaatttaaacttttgttaacaggaagtttattaaaaaaatgaccacaACCTTGTTATAACGGTTGTTAAATActttggtgtatttttttttcaatcagagTCAACTGATGATATCTTCTTTCCACGTTTGTTAAACTTTTCTTTCATAACGAGTTTTCCCTTTCGTACACCATTATGTGGTTGCCAAAATTTTAACTAGAGGTGATATTTTAAGGTCACTGCAAAATGAAAACGGTGTCGGTGAATTAGAGGACGGCAAAACAATAACGCAATATCCGATCATTTGTTTTAAATCTCAATAAAATAAAGGATTTTCCTAAAAACCGAAATTATGTGTTCACATGTTTACATTAAAACTAAGCCCATCtagtatatacaatatataaaacgCCTTTAAAATTTTGGTTAAATTGAAATGACATATGACTTTAAAGTTTTATTCATATACGACATTAATGTGTATTTGACGAAGCTAAACATCCCCACAATTGAAAACAAATTCGTCTTgtctaattcttttttttttatgaaattgttttaaattatagaCTTGTTTATGTGTTCTAAATGCATTTCGTAACTTGATAACCCTAGTTCAAGGTCAGTCCGTTCAGATTTAGATCATTTAATCTGATGAACCATGTAAAGAGAGTGCCAGGATCTTTGCACGTTGGGAACATTGCATCGACTGTTTGAGGGGTTGGTATGTTGACTGTTGCAAGGCACCTTTCATTATCCTGTAACACTCATTTTCCAATTGCCGTCCTGATATATATAGAAGTGTCTACCTTTTGTGTTTATTGTTGATTAGTTTCCGTTTTAAACTTGCATAAAATATTTTTCCCTCGACGAAAAGCAACAAAAATCACTAAATATTATCTTATCAGTTCCATTAATCAATTAACTATTCCACGGTAAATCATAAAATTGAACACAATTTTGTATTGTAgaagaaaatttcaaaactaGTTAATCGCAGTTCAAATTTCATAATACGTTGCAACTTCATAGCAAGAATAGGAGCATAGACagcgtaaataaaggcaacagtagtataccactgttcgaaattcataaatcgattgagaaaaaagcaaatctgggttacaaactaagaCTGAGGAAAcgacatcaaatataagaggagaactactaCACAACAGGCGTTGCTAATGTGCTTTttttatgcctttttgtgttgaCTTCTGTACCcctagttttgacatttttacttattatgtctgtttgttttgttaaaacatcgttgtcaatataatgaaattttatgcaactgtcatacaagttagaggtttatctggctataaaaccaggtataaGCTACCATTTTCTTCAATTCAGGATggtgacagttgtaatccatccgtttgatgtgttttagcttttgattttgccatctgattaccgactttccgttttgaattttcctcagagttcgagtgtttttctatatatgcatgCATCACCCTTAAacttgatgtgttttagctttttagCTATTTGATAAccgactttccgttttgaattttctcagAGTTTGGGATTTTTCCCATTCATGCATGCATCACCCAGAAACTTGAAACAAACTATCGTCTTTTGCTTTATTTTATGTACGCAATCGTATAAACAACACAACGTTTCCCTTTAAGTCAGGATACCGTTGCGTTGGTGTTCATTCTTTGCAAaagagacatatttttttgtcttatatcatttcctttaaaatattttgttttataattgattAATTAACTGCTAAGATATAATCTTATATATGGCTAATaacattttctttctttaattcccTCTTCTTTTTTAcctctgaaaaaatctgtttttcgttttaaatatttcttaatctaatattaaacaaaatagtAAATGGATAAGTATATTGTAACGCTATTGACTTATTGTACTGTGACCATACAGTGTCGTGAACATGACTGTTTGAAAATGTCACTCCTACTATTTCCTTTTCATTGAACGATCTGCGAAGATTTCTAAGTAGTGtaattaatttgcatattttggaTATTCTTgtgtactaatatttgtctgtttgtctttttcattttaaggcatggcgttgtcagtttattttcgatttatgagtttgttgTTTCTCTGATATCTTTtattcgcccctcttttaatatCATAACTAATACATTGTACTCTTCTGTTCCATTTTCACCAATAAATGTACTATATGATTAACTAATACGCTTACCCTTGAACAGAGAAGTACAAATACTCGTATAAGTAATAAGGTAAGTCATTCCATGCATTGGTCGTAACATATGTTGGGGAGAACCAGTCAGTGTTACTGGTTCCTGGTGGAATGTCAAAGCGCATTTCAACAACTGGTAAGCTATTTGTATGGATAACTATGGTAaccttaaataaataattaatacatggtagaaaaaaattaaaaaatgacctGCATTGAAACTGTGTAAATATGATATTTAACAATGAATTAAGCCTAGTACTCTAAGTTACCGACGTTCAACTCTCGTCAAACGATAAGGAAGAGTAAAAACTGAGAGATTCGCAATAAATAATGAGGAGAAagattttttaaatcaacaaaagTTAACCAATAGTTAGTTAACAATCAACAAAAGATAATATATAGttagtttaaaacaaaacaaaaagttttacAAATAGATAGTTTACAACCAACCCAAAGAGGTAGTGTCAATTTCCCTTCGTATGTATTTCATTAGCAGGGATCGAATCCTACATAACATTTAATATTAAAGAGTACAAATCAtagctcatcatagataacaggatttgAATTATACTTTAATACATTCATCGCAGATACCAGGAAGGATTTGAATTATACTTAATTCGTTGTTTCGTAATTTAACATATTTCTACAAAACCATAATATTATTCAGAGCTTCATATTGCTATGGAAGGAATTACATGTGGATAgtgcatgtttttgttaaaatttgcattAAAGAATGTCGGTtatcaatatagaaataaatttgTATCCGAAAGAACACATATACCGGGTATCTTTACTTCCAACGTATGTTTTGTTTTGGTTAACGATGGCCTTCTTATACATTTTTAAGATTGATGTATCAGGCTTTCTTGTGGCGTACATAAGTTGCTGATCTGTTTTGAAATAAGCAAATGCTGTGAATTTAAATAGAGATCGAAAGACATTAtgaaaattgtatgaaattattTCACTGCATATTGACCCTACTTCTTTTTTAATGTTTGCAATCACCTACATTAAGGAGGgccaataacttttttttattatacttcatgtcaaaaatgccagattttgattggctaatacgagggtgttaatttactctataaCCCTTCATGGAGACGCTTGATCAAGTTTGCGCTTTATCAAATACGACTCTATCCTATGGTAAATACTTTATTACCCTTCACGGAGACGCTTGATCAAGTGTGCGCTTATTAAATACGGATGGTTGTTATGTACAAGACGTCATAGTTCACTACTTTGAATATGAAATTTAATCGACATTAACAACAGaatattcagtataataaattaaataacgcatatctgagagggtgatagagcagattttTACCCTCGAAAagacattgtcaaccttggcttcgcctcagttgacaatgttttctcggggtaacaatctgctctatcaccctctcagcaatgtgttatttatataatgttaacCTGTGTTGGCCCTTTTCAATGTGTCGTTAACTGTAATCTGAGACATTTAAGCTGTTAAATGTTTTCAACCCACTTTTctaactgttatcagcatttttgcatttgttggtaactgtttttgccaaaatcgaggtgtgtTAACCTGTTAACGGACCCCCAATTGACTCCTCTCATTAAgtaaacatgtatttattgtATAAACAAAAGAAACAGTGTCTATGctacagcaacccaacaacaaagaTTGACTTTATTTTTTGTCCATGCCCTATAATTATGATTATTAGATACTTACAAAATGCTACTTGCGATTTTGTTTAAAATCGATTCCCTTTCTGTTTGACATTATTGCAAAaagtataaaaagaaaaacaaaaagtgcAACCATGTAAGATATAAGCAATTTTCTTGTGTATTCAATGATCCTTCGTCAATTTCAGAACTTTTGATAGGGTGTCATAGTTGATACATactctaaaaaatatataaaaaaaaaccgtcTACTAGTATCATATTTCAATTTGAGTCTGCATTATCAGGTAAGGTACACTGCAGTCGCATTAGTTTACATTTAaagtggtatgggagtctaaaataaaaatgatagaatttgttcatactttgccaaaacgttgtatctattgatatatgttgaaaaatataataaaaatgataggtcaccgcgcattttctcaagctacaggacgggacaaaatgacacattttgtatggattatacaggaaaaaacaccattttgtgattagaaactaaacaaaatgatagaattgttaaatacttcaggaaaaaatagctttcagacactgctttgagaatatcaaaagaaaagatagggtcaccgtacgtttttttcggctaaaatacaaaataggaaaattccatacatcCTTCAGAAAAtacacttttttagagttacctccccttaaaatgccagttttaaaaaaaataaaaacaaccaaaaataattaacatttgcaaaaatatcaatatttagaagttatattcttataaattggtacttttaaatgaaaatgtacattaaacatctgcattcctgcatcaaattttgctaacttgatggaaaatctggacctttgattctctgttttttacaatccaagatggaggaagacacccatacaaACCTTAACTATCTAAAAAGGTACGATACAGTCAATTGCATATATCTGAATGATTTTTTTAGCATATATAGccatgtttaattttttattcgagcgtcactgatgaatgaGTCTCTTGTAGATGAAACCGTGTATGGCGCATATTCAAAATttcatcctggtatctatgaggaatTTATTTCTACATTGGGAGATAACGCAAATTTAAAAGTCTATAGAAATACGTGCAGATGACAGAACGTAACTATgtaaatatcattaaaataaataataatttgaattgAAACAAAAACTGTCAAacgtttgaaaattattattaaaaatttatttcattgaTATCTTATAAccttttacaaattgaaaatCAATTCACGGAAATTTCAGAAGATATAATATAAAATCACGAGAGAAATTATTTCGGGACATATCATGTTTGTACTTATATCCGGGCATATGgatattgttttattgaaattattaaaaatgaaaatctaaaCTGTAATAACAATATTCCTGATATCTGGCTATTGGAAAATCATTTACATATAAAACTCTTACAGCACGCATTgtttattttcacttttaaatGCACATAATTCAgcatactgaaaaaaaattaaatatcttttcTGATCAATGAGTATAAATGTCCCTTTGGGATCTTTCGCCtagttttaatttctttatattcAAGTCATGTATATACTACTCGCtaacatttttctaaaataaactTGCACTATTTTCTTTTAATCAACAGAAGAAATAAGACGAATTATATAATATGCAAATTAGGAACAGCGTGAAAGTCAATATAATTCTACACGTTATGTCAAATCAATGCAAATCGTGACCATATCTTGAGTGAATTGCTATAGTCATATAACTGTAGTGTCAGACTTTTCCCTCTGTCcaacaaaaaatacaattaaaatccCTTAAGTATTAACAATTACGGTACCAATTGCATACTCGAGGCCAAAATTTTAAAATTCCCTgctagattttgaaaaaaaaggctgAAAGAAACAATAAAGACCACAACATTAACCAGGACAGGAAATCAGCGTCATGCATTACAGCAAttaattcattcataaaaa from Mytilus edulis chromosome 7, xbMytEdul2.2, whole genome shotgun sequence encodes the following:
- the LOC139482293 gene encoding uncharacterized protein, encoding MFQPEKYDNTGNFRSSAIDNWNSLNINTVTIVIHTNSLPVVEMRFDIPPGTSNTDWFSPTYVTTNAWNDLPYYLYEYLYFSVQGDYSRRFFIYKNYDLCYATELGWFVVVDFYGYTCDFDTTNNYPVFRYTENTAGSFDHDGYKDGEVFSIFIS